A region of Vibrio chagasii DNA encodes the following proteins:
- a CDS encoding general secretion pathway protein GspB, which produces MSRIMHELNQSPDKSSFKGYQNHQVSSSAKGISNKRGSSLAMGLLVLLVPSLLVGGALVYQSYYQQQTANQAGISSSSESETQPVQAKDIETIDLNAEEEVEDEPLFVVRPAPTGKTLKSLPRQEVYAQVNSDSSNFSGGVTVPVVTAESSARTADDSELAFVEPKVEPGVSNESNYQQSDSDLLQGLDLTELPPDLALKLETIMDQQPNEPEPMDSRPASQMEPQVIEIENHVNSLSGVLPKLDLQTHMYSSSENKRWVKVNGQEVSQGDWIGNDVQLLEIKPQSVVVEFNQQKIEIPALYEWKG; this is translated from the coding sequence ATGTCACGCATTATGCATGAGTTGAATCAGTCCCCAGACAAATCTAGCTTCAAGGGCTACCAAAACCATCAAGTGTCGAGTTCTGCAAAGGGTATAAGCAACAAACGCGGTTCGTCGTTGGCTATGGGGTTGCTTGTTTTACTTGTGCCTTCTCTGTTGGTAGGTGGTGCCTTGGTGTATCAATCTTACTATCAACAGCAAACGGCTAACCAAGCTGGTATTAGTTCGAGTTCAGAATCAGAAACCCAGCCTGTTCAAGCTAAAGATATCGAAACGATTGATTTGAATGCCGAAGAAGAAGTCGAAGATGAGCCTCTGTTTGTGGTGCGCCCAGCACCGACTGGCAAGACGCTAAAATCGTTACCTCGCCAAGAGGTTTATGCTCAGGTTAATTCTGACAGCTCTAACTTTTCTGGTGGAGTTACCGTACCGGTAGTCACTGCCGAGAGCAGTGCGCGAACGGCCGATGATTCGGAACTGGCATTTGTTGAGCCGAAAGTTGAACCTGGTGTCAGCAATGAAAGCAATTACCAGCAATCAGACAGCGACCTACTACAAGGGCTAGACTTGACCGAGTTACCGCCTGACTTAGCATTGAAGCTAGAAACGATTATGGATCAGCAGCCAAATGAGCCTGAGCCAATGGATTCGCGACCAGCAAGCCAGATGGAACCTCAAGTTATTGAGATCGAAAATCACGTTAACAGTTTGTCTGGTGTATTACCTAAGCTCGATTTGCAAACCCATATGTATTCAAGCAGTGAGAACAAGCGTTGGGTTAAAGTGAATGGGCAAGAGGTGTCGCAGGGAGATTGGATTGGCAACGATGTGCAATTGCTAGAGATAAAGCCGCAATCTGTGGTTGTTGAGTTTAACCAGCAGAAGATAGAGATTCCTGCTTTGTATGAGTGGAAGGGCTAA